AAAATTTTTCGTTGGATATTCTGGGATTGCATGGAATTGGGATCCTGTCCAAAACATAAAATCAGATGTTGCCGTTACGCGATGCCGGAATCACCGCGATAATCAAGGGTATTATTGTCCGCAGCACTTTTTGTATTTTTTGCCGGAGCCGCACGGACAGGCGTCGTTCCTGCCGGTTTGCAGGTGAACGCCGTCGACATAGTACCAGCGATCGCGATAACGAAGGAAGCGAGAACGTTCCCTCATCAGCACCCGGCGGTCCGGATGCCCGGCTGCGCTGTAGCTGGCCGCGAATTCGACGTAGCCTTCGTCCACCGTTTTTCCCGGCGCGACGTCCAGTATCCGCAGACCGAGCCAGTGCGTGTCGGTGCAACTTGTGGTGATGTCGGCTCGCCAGTTTTCCGCGTGGCAATCCGGATGCCAGGTGTCGACCAGATAATCGACATCCTGTTTGACGTAGGCGCTATACCGTGAACGCATCAGTAGGTCAGGGCGCGGGGCCTGGGCATCACGACGCAGATAGGGCTGGCAGCAGTGTTCGTAAGGCTGATCACTGCCGCATGGGCAACATTCGGACACAATATCTCCTGCAAAATTCTGCAATAAGCTTAAATAATTGAGACGCCACTGATAAGGCGTGCGCTATGTTACCCAATAGGGTTCGCGTATCGCAATAATCCTGTCCGGTGCGTACATAACGGCAGGGTAGCGCCTAGAATAAGACACAGGGGGAGCACCATGAGTACCATGCGGAAGGTAACTATCGGTCTGGCATTGGGGTCCGGTGCGGCTAAAGGATGGGCGCACATCGGCGTGCTGAAGGCGCTGGAGGATCTGGGGATTGTGCCTGACGTGGTGGCGGGGTGTTCGGTGGGGGCGCTGGTCGGCGCCGCTTACGCCACACATCGTCTGGACA
The DNA window shown above is from Dickeya dadantii NCPPB 898 and carries:
- a CDS encoding YchJ family protein, producing MSECCPCGSDQPYEHCCQPYLRRDAQAPRPDLLMRSRYSAYVKQDVDYLVDTWHPDCHAENWRADITTSCTDTHWLGLRILDVAPGKTVDEGYVEFAASYSAAGHPDRRVLMRERSRFLRYRDRWYYVDGVHLQTGRNDACPCGSGKKYKKCCGQ